The Miscanthus floridulus cultivar M001 chromosome 17, ASM1932011v1, whole genome shotgun sequence genome has a window encoding:
- the LOC136517116 gene encoding vesicle-fusing ATPase — translation MAGRYYHGQGGGGGASMEVVSTPNQELALTNCAYVSPADLRRFPNGLALVADAWVFTLRDHNAVASGRIALNAIQRRQAKVSAGDSVTVSSFAPPDDFKLALLTLELEYAKARANRNDELDAVVLAQQLRKRFLDQVMTSGQRVPFEFYGTNYVFTVNQALLEGQESSTPLDRGYLSSDTYIIFEAAPNSGIKVINQKEAASSKLFKHKEFNLEKLGIGGLSAEFTDIFRRAFASRVFPPHVVSKLGIKHVKGILLYGPPGTGKTLMARQIGKLLNGKDPKIVNGPEVLSKFVGETEKNVRDLFADAENEQRTRGDQSDLHVIIFDEIDAICKSRGSTRDGTGVHDSIVNQLLTKIDGVEALNNVLLIGMTNRKDLLDEALLRPGRLEVHIEINLPDENGRLQILQIHTNKMKENSFLSPDINLHELAARTKNYSGAELEGVVKSAVSFALNRQITMDDLTKPLDEESIKVTMDDFVNALHEITPAFGASTDDLERCRLRGIVDCGKAHKHIYQRAMLLVEQVKVSKGSPLVTCLLEGPAGSGKTAMAASVGIDSDFAYVKIISAETMIGFSESSKCARICKVFEDAYKSQFSIIVLDDIERLLEYLAIGPRFSNLISQTLLVLLKRVPPKGKNLLVIGTTSEVGFLESVGMCDVFSVTYHVPKLKKEDAKKVLHHLDVFDDGDLEAAAEALDDMPIKKLYTLVEMAAQGPTGGSAEAIYAGEDKIDINHFFSILSDIIRY, via the exons ATGGCGGGAAGGTACTACCACGGGCAGGGCGGTGGCGGGGGCGCGTCCATGGAGGTAGTCAGCACGCCGAACCAGGAGCTGGCCCTCACCAACTGCGCGTACGTCTCCCCCGCGGACCTCCGCCGCTTCCCCAACGGGCTCGCCCTCGTCGCCGACGCCTGGGTCTTCACCCTACG TGACCACAATGCGGTCGCAAGTGGACGcattgccttgaatgctattcaGCGTCGGCAGGCAAAGGTTTCAGCTGGGGATTCTGTTACTGTTAGCAG TTTTGCCCCCCCTGATGATTTCAAGTTGGCTTTGCTCACTTTGGAGCTAGAGTATGCCAAGGCAAGAGCCAATCGAAATGACGAG CTGGATGCTGTTGTGCTTGCCCAACAACTCCGTAAGAGGTTTCTGGATCAG GTCATGACCTCGGGGCAAAGGGTGCCATTTGAATTTTATGGAACAAACTATGTATTCACCGTGAATCAAGCTTTGCTAGAGGGTCAAGAGAGTTCTACACCATTGGATAGAGGATACTTGTCAAGTGATACATACATCATATTTGAGGCTGCTCCTAATTCAGGAATTAAG GTGATCAACCAAAAGGAAGCTGCTAGCAGCAAACTTTTCAAACATAAAGAGTTTAACCTGGAGAAATTGGGGATAGGTGGGTTAAGTGCTGAATTCACTGACATATTTCGTAGGGCATTTGCTTCAAGAGTCTTTCCTCCTCACGTTGTCAGTAA GTTGGGCATCAAACATGTAAAGGGTATATTGCTATATGGACCTCCTGGTACTGGCAAGACTCTTATGGCCCGACAAATTGGGAAGTTATTGAATGGAAAAGATCCCAAG ATTGTGAATGGACCTGAAGTTCTGAGCAAGTTTGTTGGAGAAACCGAGAAGAATGTGAGAGATTTGTTTGCTGATGCTGAAAATGAGCAGAGGACACGAG GTGATCAGAGTGACCTCCATGTTATCATATTTGATGAAATTGATGCCATCTGCAAG TCTAGAGGATCTACCCGTGATGGTACAGGTGTACATGATAGCATTGTAAACCAGCTCCTTACAAAG ATAGATGGTGTTGAGGCGTTGAATAACGTATTGCTTATTGGTATGACCAATCGTAAAGATTTGCTTGATGAAGCTTTATTGAG ACCTGGACGATTGGAAGTTCACATCGAGATAAACCTGCCTGATGAAAATGGTCGTTTGCAAATCCTTCAGATTCATACAAATAAGATGAAAGAGAATTCTTTCCTATCTCCAGATATTAATCTTCATGAGCTAG CCGCACGGACAAAGAACTACAGTGGAGCGGAGTTGGAAGGTGTTGTCAAAAGTGCTGTCTCGTTTGCTTTGAACCGACAGATAACCATGGATGACCTCACTAAACCTTTGGATGAGGAAAGCATTAAGGTTACTATGGATGATTTTGTGAATGCACTTCATGAAATTACTCCTGCATTTGGTGCTTCCACCGATGATCTCGAAAGATGCAG ATTGCGTGGTATTGTTGATTGTGGCAAGGCACATAAGCATATTTACCAGAGAGCTATGCTCCTTGTAGAGCAAGTTAAAGTTAGCAAAGGTAGTCCACTTGTGACTTGCCTCTTGGAAGGTCCTGCTGGAAG TGGTAAAACAGCTATGGCAGCAAGTGTTGGCATTGACAGTGATTTTGCATATGTCAAAATT ATATCAGCAGAAACAATGATTGGTTTCAGTGAAAGCAGCAAATGCGCACGGATTTGTAAG GTTTTTGAGGATGCATACAAGTCTCAGTTCAGTATCATAGTTCTTGATGATATCGAAAG gttactggagtatttagcCATTGGACCACGTTTTTCAAACTTGATCTCTCAaactcttcttgtcctcctcaaGAGGGTTCCTCCTAAG GGAAAAAACTTGCTTGTGATTGGAACAACAAGCGAGGTTGGCTTCCTAGAATCTGTTGGAATGTGTGATGTGTTCTCTGTGACATACCATGTTCCCAAACTGAAAAAGGAGGATGCCAAAAAG GTATTGCATCATCTTGATGTGTTCGATGATGGAGATCTTGAAGCAGCTGCAGAAGCACTGGATGAT ATGCCAATCAAGAAGTTGTACACACTTGTTGAGATGGCTGCACAGGGGCCAACCGGAGGAAGTGCAGAAGCAATTTATGCCGGAGAGGACAAGATAGATATCAACCATTTCTTTAGCATCTTGAGTGATATTATCCGTTACTAA